The following coding sequences are from one Deltaproteobacteria bacterium window:
- a CDS encoding glycosyltransferase yields the protein MHTNESGSENTRKSVSIIVPAWNAEATLRQVLEPLLPLPDNWDIVVVDDHSTDETVAIAQSLGVRVVPSNWHRSSLKARNTGVALSRGNILVFIDADIVTCIDDLRRGIERLPEDENACLFGVYDRGDHLGNTVSRYKNFWIRHSTLASPPPLRWLNSSLIIIPRTLLNKSGGFLGNFLCSHGGEDLDLGRRIAEIGGTILLDRHLEITHLKHFTLRRLWINDLQRARGWLRHSLAIKGWASVIRSPSLANVSPDFSWAVVATTSAVPTAVLSICWPPFAILSSASLLGGVLLNFSFLREAFMEKIRGRYLFIPLLWLDQLACGLGICL from the coding sequence TTGCATACAAATGAATCCGGATCAGAAAACACGCGAAAAAGTGTTTCCATCATTGTTCCCGCCTGGAATGCGGAAGCGACTTTGCGTCAAGTCCTGGAGCCGCTCCTGCCCTTGCCGGACAACTGGGATATTGTGGTTGTCGATGATCATTCTACCGATGAAACCGTCGCTATCGCGCAATCCCTGGGTGTCAGAGTTGTGCCCTCCAACTGGCACCGAAGCAGCCTTAAGGCCCGAAATACGGGGGTCGCTTTGTCCCGCGGAAATATTCTGGTCTTTATCGACGCCGATATCGTCACCTGTATCGACGACTTACGGCGAGGGATCGAACGCCTCCCGGAGGATGAAAATGCCTGTCTCTTCGGTGTCTATGACCGCGGGGACCACCTGGGTAACACCGTCAGTCGCTACAAGAATTTCTGGATACGGCACAGCACACTCGCATCTCCCCCACCTTTGCGGTGGCTGAACAGCAGCCTGATCATCATCCCCAGAACACTGCTCAACAAATCAGGGGGCTTTTTAGGAAATTTTTTATGCAGCCACGGCGGCGAAGATCTTGATCTCGGCCGTCGGATCGCTGAAATCGGTGGAACGATCCTTCTGGACAGACACCTCGAAATCACCCACCTGAAGCATTTCACCCTCCGTCGTTTGTGGATAAACGACCTGCAACGCGCCCGAGGCTGGCTGCGTCATTCCCTAGCCATCAAAGGCTGGGCGTCCGTCATCCGCAGCCCCTCCCTGGCAAATGTCAGCCCGGACTTCAGCTGGGCTGTCGTGGCAACGACCTCGGCGGTTCCAACAGCCGTACTATCGATCTGTTGGCCTCCCTTTGCCATACTGTCATCCGCATCACTTCTAGGGGGGGTTTTGCTCAATTTCTCCTTCCTGAGGGAGGCTTTCATGGAAAAAATACGCGGCCGATACCTCTTTATTCCCCTTTTGTGGCTCGATCAACTGGCCTGCGGATTAGGCATCTGCCTTTAG
- a CDS encoding glycosyltransferase family 4 protein, whose product MKIGLVCKYFLSSKGGLERDTMMLAEELAKRDHEVHVFCYRGEHRAGVTVHPVPMIPFASPAKNISFAIMASHRCSTVKLDVVQSMERIWSQDIYRTSDSINPIQMETKYPNRIIRSLKAAGPRRQALSLLDRRIFHKGGAKLILAISNLVKEQIMTHYRVPEEKIVVIYNSVDTTRFNPFLADSFKGEMRKELAIKPGEKVILFMGNNYKLKGLPLLLEALTRIKDRSFVLVVAGTDLTDPYRHFANQHHIGGQVRFIGHYEYPERLYAAADIFLFPSHGDTFGNVCLEAMACGVPVIVSRTAGASEIIDHGLNGYVLRTGESEELAARIKESTNPENHAIMSGEAARKAAEFTIDRHMDQLFALYERIRELKDRERQ is encoded by the coding sequence ATGAAAATCGGGTTGGTCTGTAAATATTTTCTGTCCTCCAAAGGAGGGCTTGAACGCGATACCATGATGCTGGCTGAAGAACTGGCAAAAAGAGATCATGAAGTTCATGTGTTTTGTTACCGCGGTGAACACCGGGCAGGCGTTACCGTGCACCCTGTGCCGATGATCCCTTTTGCATCCCCCGCCAAGAATATTTCCTTCGCCATCATGGCGTCACATCGTTGTTCCACAGTGAAACTGGATGTGGTCCAAAGTATGGAACGCATCTGGTCTCAGGACATTTATCGAACCTCGGACAGCATCAATCCGATTCAAATGGAAACGAAATATCCGAACCGTATCATTCGCTCATTGAAGGCGGCCGGGCCACGACGACAAGCCTTATCGTTGCTTGATCGAAGGATTTTTCATAAGGGAGGGGCAAAATTAATCCTGGCAATCTCCAACCTGGTCAAGGAGCAAATCATGACTCACTACCGGGTTCCGGAGGAAAAGATTGTTGTCATTTACAACAGTGTCGACACAACCAGGTTCAATCCGTTTCTGGCGGATTCATTTAAGGGGGAAATGCGTAAAGAACTTGCCATCAAACCCGGCGAGAAGGTCATTTTATTCATGGGCAACAATTATAAACTGAAAGGCCTGCCTTTGCTCCTGGAGGCATTGACACGCATAAAGGACCGATCTTTCGTGCTTGTCGTTGCAGGAACAGATCTGACAGACCCGTACAGACATTTTGCGAATCAGCACCACATAGGCGGCCAAGTTCGATTCATCGGACATTATGAATACCCGGAAAGATTATATGCGGCAGCCGATATATTTCTGTTTCCGAGTCATGGTGATACCTTCGGCAATGTCTGCCTGGAAGCCATGGCCTGCGGGGTTCCCGTCATTGTGTCTCGAACGGCCGGGGCCAGCGAAATAATTGACCACGGTCTGAACGGCTATGTTCTGCGGACAGGGGAAAGCGAGGAACTGGCCGCAAGGATAAAAGAATCAACGAATCCGGAGAATCATGCCATCATGAGCGGGGAAGCGGCCAGAAAAGCCGCCGAATTTACGATTGACCGCCATATGGACCAACTCTTCGCTTTATATGAACGTATCCGGGAGTTGAAAGACCGTGAACGTCAATAA